The following coding sequences are from one Triticum aestivum cultivar Chinese Spring chromosome 5A, IWGSC CS RefSeq v2.1, whole genome shotgun sequence window:
- the LOC123107979 gene encoding probable glutathione S-transferase GSTF1, with amino-acid sequence MAPVKVFGSAAFTNVARVLVCLEEVGAEYEIVDVDFHAREHKGPDHLARNPFGQVPAFQDGDLTLFQSRAISRYVLRKHRTDEVNLLREGDPRESALVDVWLDVEALSFDPAMHSVFYQHRVAPVLGGTPDEKIIGESVEKLRKVLDVYEARLSKHRYLAGDFPSLVDLSHFPETHYFMGMPYAAVFDAYPRVRAWLEELFDRPAVKKVISLMAKDFN; translated from the exons ATGGCGCCGGTGAAGGTGTTCGGGTCGGCGGCGTTCACGAACGTGGCGCGGGTGCTGGTGTGCCTGGAGGAGGTCGGCGCCGAGTACGAGATCGTCGACGTCGACTTCCATGCCAGGGAACACAAGGGCCCCGACCACCTCGCCAGAAAC CCGTTCGGCCAGGTCCCGGCGTTCCAGGACGGGGATCTCACGCTCTTCC AGTCCCGCGCGATCTCACGCTACGTGCTCCGCAAGCACAGGACCGACGAGGTCAACCTGCTGAGGGAAGGCGACCCCAGGGAATCGGCCCTCGTCGACGTCTGGCTGGACGTGGAGGCCCTCAGCTTCGACCCCGCCATGCACTCGGTGTTCTACCAGCACCGCGTCGCGCCGGTGCTGGGCGGGACCCCCGACGAGAAGATCATCGGCGAGAGCGTCGAGAAGCTGAGGAAGGTGCTGGACGTGTACGAGGCCCGGCTGAGCAAGCACAGGTACCTGGCCGGGGATTTCCCGAGCCTCGTGGATCTTAGTCACTTCCCCGAGACGCACTACTTCATGGGGATGCCGTATGCGGCGGTGTTCGATGCCTACCCTCGTGTTAGGGCGTGGCTGGAGGAGCTGTTCGATAGGCCCGCCGTGAAGAAGGTCATCTCGCTCATGGCCAAGGACTTCAATTAG